AACATAGCCTATCTGTTTTCAAATGGAGTTGAATCAATTAGCTTGATAGGCAAGTCTCTCACCTCTTTGAATTTATTTCCAAAATAATAGGCAAGTCTCTCGCCtcctctaatttttttttccaaaatgaTAGGGAATCTTCTTATCTTATTTTTCCAAAATGATAAGAAATTAGCATTAGTTAGCCCTATGATTAAGGGGGTGGAGAGGGAAGGCATGGGGCAGGTGGAGGGGTTGCGGTTGGATCGACGGGTGAGCTTATAGGTGAAAAAAATTTGACTTTTGAGTATATTTATTTTGTAAAGTGTGGTTTCGAGGCTTTCTCCTAACTTTGGTACTCTCTTAGCCCTGACAAGTGGTCCTCTACGAGGAATACGGTGGGCCTAATTTTGATAAGAAAGGGTTTCAATTATTCTTTCATCCTTTACAGTATAGATTGCATCCACCGACAAAATGACTAGCGCAACTTAATTTGTACCTCTAGGGCCGGCTTCTAGATAGATAGGGGTGTTGTTGACCTCTAGGGACAATGAGGGTCGGTGAGCTCTAGGACAACAGGCACTGGTGCTAACGACCACGCAATGTGCAACGTTAGAAGGGAAGGGAGAACAAGGGAATGCGGGCAGTGATGACCAGGGAAACACAGATGATGTGGGACGCCGGTGACCTAAGACGTGATTTCAACATTCTGATGAACAACACATTCTGCCTAACCAACAACATAAAACTGCTATTAGAACAAACATTGCAACATGGGTAGGAGGCCGACCTTGACGATGAATGCGACGTCCTGTTGCTCTTGTGGCAGTAAATGCTTGGCATAGCTTTAGCCCCCTTCTGATCGGCTGAGAGGTTCTATCTTGAAAGAAAAAATCAGATGGTAGCAGCTTCTTGGCGCGGTAGTGGCAACAATAGGGTGAACGATTAACCCTAGAGGTGTATGGTTTTATGGGTGCGGTGACGGAAGGCAGGGAGACATCATGCTTTTGGAAAGGCTTTCTGCACAATCAGGGAACCTACAATTAGCCctttgattgattgattgatagGGATATCTTGATTTAGTGTGGTAAGAATTTATACCCCTTCATTTATACTACTCTATTTTCTATTTATCCGTATAAGTGATTCATATGTAAGGAAAGAAATATCCATAAGTCTAGTTTGTGcataaggaaagaaatatgcAAGGATAAATTTTCTCCCTTAACAGCGTGCGTCTTGATGTTGCAATCATCCCCTTGATTGATTGATAAGGATATCTTAATATATTTAGTATGGAAAGAATCTATTCTACTTAATTTATGCACCTCCATTTATGCTACTCTATTTCCTATTGTGcataaggaaagaaatatgtggGGATCAATTTTCTCTCTTAATTATGCGTGTGAGGGTGCTCCATGCCCTGGGTACATTGGATGGGTATGTACAAGGCTTTggtgaaaaaaaattgtttttgCTTTTGGGTGGAAATATTTCCTTCTATCAATTTCATGGTTCTCCATCCCCTTTCTCAAACTTTTGGGCTGTCAAAAGGGGATCTCTGTGAGGAGTAAGTTGGGTCTAATTTTGATGAAAAAAGATTTCAATTCTTTCAACTTTTATGGTATAGAGATACATGAGATATTCTAATTGATGTTTGGTGGCATATTACGTTAGAGCATGATTATTATTCACTCGTTACAAAGGAGGAAGTCGAGCTAAACATCCATTGATGTGTCGCCCATATTTAAATTTTTACTAGCTCATGTACCATCATCTTTCCATTTTAATCTTTTTGATTCATTAACTCTCCACCATCAATCTCAATGAACATCAATTCCTTTCCTATTTAATCTCTTAGATTCATTAACTCTTTAACTTTGATATCAATGCACATCAAATCCTTCCCTATTTTAATCTCTTTGATTCACATTAACACTATAACTTCAATCTCAATGCACTAGATGACTCTGTATATAGCCAAGGAGATATTGAAACTTCAAATAATTCTAGTACAACATATACAAGTTCAAGTACTATAACTCAAATAAATATCAAGACTGAAATTTCGCAATATTATATagggaaaaattcatttaaccTCCTTGAATAATCCAATTTGTTCATTTGATCCTTGAAATTTTCACTCAATTTAATTCCTCAACTAGTGGAGATGTACGTGCCACATGCACATATTTAATTTTCCTTCCATCAAGCAAcgatgtcatttatttttcttctaaaaataatacacgtctttcttttccatccacaaaacaatgatgtcaattattatctttCTGAAACAAATAGTGACGCAAATTATGGAtgaacaatgatgtcaattattatctttTTGAAATAAATAATTACGCAAATTATGGATAATTGCATGTGCAAAACGAAAGTAAAGGGTGTGCCAAAGAAAACTAATATGCGGGTACAAGAGGTGGGTATAGGAAATTAATTTGCAAAAAGTATTAGCATTTCGGTGGAATCATTTTTCTTGTATTAAAAAAATGGGTCACCATCCCTTTTCGTCAAACATCTGGATCTGACAAGTGGAACCTCCATGAGGGGTACGGTGGGTCTAATCTTGGTAGAAAGAGTTTCAGTTATATAGAAAAGTATTTCAATCAGTCTATCAAATGGGATACATATTTTTTCTTACCATATAACTTAATTATTAGTTTAAAAAATTCTTGGGATGGTAAGGGACATGAGTTGTAAATATTTTAGTTATTTATGGGGTGATAGAGGAAATTCAATACAATTTGAAACACTTATGGAAGTAATTTAGGGGAGCAAATTgagctaattttttttttgaagggtcaATTAGGAAAAAAGATTATCCTAGACACTAAAATATGTTCCTTCGATTAtttataaataatatttttgtgCTAGAAAAtgagattttattttcttttaataactttattttttcttcatatatatatataggacacCGCTATTCAATACCCAGGGTATGGAATACTTATTCCGTACCCGAGCCAAACCTCTGGCGTCCACCCGAGCGCGCGGCTCGCGGCCGCCTGGCTCACGTACGTTTTCCTCCGCGCCAGCGGCTAGTGCGGTTCCTTGGTGCCGCGTGACCGAGCGTCCCGCTCTGGTTTTTTTTTCTGCTGCGGTTTTTTGGGCGCTGCTGCGTCCACACGTTCTGCTGCAGTTTTTTGGGCGCGTCATTGTATCAGTTTTACACGATTTTTTCACTATTAAAAAACGTAGGTCAGGGCTCTGATGGCCTAGGCCCCAAGGTACGGTGCGTTGCACAGTGGTAGAAAGAGACGGTAAACATGCATAATTATTCTTTCCCTTATAAGTGCTATTTATCGCTTGAGGGCGTCAAGTTTTTACGagaaagactaacaaaattacGCACTAATCAACTAACTAAATGAGCTAAATAtatgaataaaataaaataaggaTTAGCAGCTAGAAATTTTGAACAAAGTATACATGAAAGAATTTATATATCATATGCACCGGGATGCCTTGGAAATCATATTACAGGCACACAAATGTATGTCTCGGAAAGATATAAACGATGACGCTAGCAAGATTTTTCTACATTTCCCTCAGAGATGTTTCAGCTTTCACCAGCATCTGACATAACAGCGAGtttggatgtcttccataatgcAAACAAATGTCAAACTTGCTTGTTATGACCAATCTGCTCTAATGTGATCCTGGTGCAGAGATTACTCGATGCTCTCACACCTGCAATGTGTCCTAAGCAAAGTAAAAGTCAAGAACCTTAAATCTGTAAGAATACCGTGAATAAGATCCATGAACAATAGTGTTCACCAGCTGAACTGAAGATGTAAATTGTTTAAGTCAAACTACACAAATCCAAATGTACTTCCACGAACCAGAGATTGCTTAATTTAATGGTGAAAGTAAAATGGTTGGCAAATATGCCAACTTGAATACCCAATCTAGCTCAACATGATTAAATTGCCGTTGTGAGTTCTCATAGTCATCTAATATTTTCTTAACCGTGGAATATACTGTTCTAAAAAAACTGTGGAATGTACTAGCATAATACATATACATAGCATTAAAACAAACAAAAGCACAACAGGCTCATAATCTATTCTGCCTAAAATAAATAGACATGGGTAGATGCAAATGTAATTGTGCTTAGTATATTGCAAATTgatcaaattttcaaaaaaaacaatCAGATGCATGTACATGCCTAGTTTTTCAGCCAGCATTCACTTCCACAGAATCGTCAGCTCACAGAAATTGATCAGCAAAGAATAATTGATCTATAAAAGAAGCCGACTAAAAGAATTGGCATTTAATCAGTTTGAGAAATCACATTTTCTATAACGAAGCATTCGTGGTACTGTATAAGTAGATTAATTTGGAACATTATTGGGTATTGGGTAGTAAACCAGAGATACATCAATGATAGAGGCATTGAACTGCTAAAATTTTCCTTATTTATGTGCTAGTTAATTACAGGGATGATAGGATGGAAGCATAGTAGATGGCATAATGAATCTTAACCTGACAAAAATAAAGATTCTTTTTGCATCAATGGTACTGTTGGGGAAAAAGCATAGCTAAAACAGGAGATCCAGATTAAACTAGGAGGGGCCAACAGATCTGCTTATAAGAGGATAAAATCCAGTGCATGCAAGATTAAACACACAATCTTTTAAATGGGGACCTCAAAAACACAACATCGGCAGAACCACCTCTTCATCGATGAATGATCGAAATGAACAGCTAGAAAATCTATAAGTAAAAAAGTTTAGTTTCAAAGGTAATCCATTAGAAACAAAAAGTCTAAATCTAATTGCAGAAACTATTATTGGATAGCATAGTCGATGTATTTAgctaattcaaaattcaaaacacTGTCAATATTATCTTGGGTTGAATGGATGGTCCTGGCACTCAGCAGCTCAAAAGAGGATGTTCTACAACTGTATTCAGATCAGAGCCTGCAGAGGTTGGGGGTGCTAGTTGCGTCTAGCTCCTAGGGTAGGGACGTGCGCCGGCAGCTGGACCTATTCCAAAAGAGCAAATTCCTAACACTACACTAGTAGTCAAGTAGCCATGAGAAATCGAGCAACATGGAATAGGATAGTGGAGGGGATGGAAGGGCTTCGAGCAGCAGGGAGGAAACCTTAGAAGAAATCGACAGCTTCAGGTGATGATGATGGAGCCAGGCGCCGCAACCCCGCAAGTTGACCTTGTCGTTTCAGACACTCGACGCTGAACCTGGCCGAGTGGGCCGTCGCCGGTGCCGGTGGGAGCGATGGACTGACGCTGATGATACACTGCCAAGAAAAGCGCATCAGACTAAGCTAATGCTCGATGCTTGCATGAATCGTCCAGATCCACCACGGGAATTGAGAAAAACAATTAATTTCAACTGAACGAATGGGAGACGAAAAATCATACACTCCCTACCTCATTGATTTGCATAATAAGCAGAAGCGGCAGGCGCTCGTCCTCCTCCCTGCCGCCACTTCCGCCTGTGTCTTCTTGCAGGCGCAGTCGCCGCGTGAGCTGCTTGGCGCCCGAGGCCCCACGCTAGGAGGTGGATCTGCTCGAGGAAGGCATGGCGGAGGCCAGTTTGACGACCCGCATGGGCGCGCGCACTGACCCCGTGGCCTGCCAGCCGGAGATCCTCTGCCCTGCTGGCGAGGGAGATGGAGCAAGCGCAGCGAGCGGCGCCGGTGCCGCGTCTTTGGCCGCGGCAGCCGCCTTGTTCTCCGGCAATCGGGCGGCACCGAGGGCGAGGTGGACGCAGCCGCCTTGTTCTCCGGCGATCGGGCGGCCCTGAGGTGGACGGCTCCGGCGGATCTTGGGGGCCGTCACCGCCGATCCAGAAAAGTGGAGAGAACCTGAATCAACGCACATGAGGAATCGAGTAAAGCGGTGAATAGGAGACAAATTGACGCACCAGAAGACAAACCGACGGGAGGCTGAGACGCGCCAGGATGGGGGTGGTACGGCGCCGGAGTTGGGGACGCGTCTCGTGGGTGAAGGAGCGCCGACGACAGGTTGATGCGGCGCCGCCAGGATCCGAACTGGGCGCCTGTATTGGGGTCGCGTCTGAAGGTGGGAGCGGCGAATTGGTGCTAGGATTGGGGGCGCGAATCGGAGCTGGACGCCGGGATCGGGGGCGAGTCTGGGGAAGAAGGAATGGCAACAGCAGGGATCCGAGCTGGGCGGTTTTGGTGGTGCGGCGTCGGGGTctgggcggggggggggggggggggggggggggggcttatcTGAGTGAAGAAGACCGAGCAGCCCTCTATCCAGTTttaccttttctctttctttttcttctataGTTTTTTAAGATAACAATTGTTTTCCTCTAATTTTTTGAGAACAATTGTTTTCCTCAAAAAGATGCCAACTACGGAGAACAATTGTTTTCCTCAAAAAAGATGCTAAGCCCCAAAATTATACGGGCCAGCACACTCcattaaaatgaaaaaaaatatttgaacaAATCAATCAAGCCCAAACTTAGCGGCCCGGCCCACTAGGGTTTCTCGCCTGTTCGATAAATATCCTCCGTTTCCGCCTCCTCGCCCCTGTCGGCCGCCATCTCCCCTCTCTTAGGTTTTAggtcccctcgccgccgccgccgccggcctcgcgaGCTTGCCGAAATGGTCGCCCACAGGGTAAGCCTCTCTTCCGCTccgccgccttctccgcctcctctCGATCCGCCTCGCGTGTTTTCTCCTCCCGGCGTGGCTGCTGACCTCGTCCGCTTTTCTGTGATTTGATTCGAGCGCGCAGTTCCATCAGTACCAGGTGGTGGGCCGCGCGCTGCCGACCCCCGGCGATGAGCACCCCAAGATCTACCGAATGAAGCTCTGGACCACCAACGAGGTCCGCGCCAAGTCCAAGTTCTGGTCAGTGCCTTGCATCCACTGATTGCTGCTTTGGTGTGCTGTTCTTGAACGACGGCTTGTGGGCTTGGGCGCGCGCAGGTACTTCCTGAGGAAGCTCAAGAAGGTGAAGAAGAGCAACGGCCAGGTTCTCGCCATCAACGAGGTACGACTCCTTCACCTCTTACCGGCAATGCTGCTATGCTTTCTGAATTCATGTGGATCGAACGGTTTTGACGTTGCAAATATGCAGTAGATAAGTGTGCTACGATTGTTAATCCAATGTCTTGAGATTGATGCCTGCTCTAGCCTCTGGCTGCATAAGTAATGATGTGCCTCTCTACCGATGGGTTAAATGCATATGGAATGGTGTATTCTTGCGCTACTTACTGCTAGTGAGTAGTGATTTGTATAATGTAGGCGTGCCCACTTGTGTATAAGATCTGAGATGGTAAACTTGTAATGATGAATCCGTCTCAGGTTGATTGTGCAGAATGGCTTTGCCCTTGGATTACCAGAGTAATGAGTTTGTGCTGTTCCTCGCTATGTTGCTTTTGGATCCATTTCTGCAGAAGTTGCGATAGATAATACTAATTTTCAGCAATAGAGTGTTTCAAACTTGTAGGCTTCCAACTTGCTAATGCATGCCAATGTAAATGTAGCTGTAATAGAGCTAGGTGAGGATGGGCGCTATCTTAGTTAATCAGCTGCTGAAAAGTTGTAGAAAATTTGAACATGTTAGATGTTGCATCCTTCTAGCATTGGTTCTCCCTTAATTGTTGATTTGTTGTACTATTTGTTTTCTTTGTCATGTATGCTTCTAAACAGGTTCGGTTTTTTTCAGATCTTTGAGCGCAACCCTACCACAATCAAGAACTACAGCATCTGGCTGCGTTACCAGAGCAGGACAGGTTACCACAACATGTACAAGGAATACCGTGACACCACCTTGAATGGTGCTGTGGAGCAGATGTACAACGAGATGGCCTCCCGTCACCGTGTGAGGTCCCCCTGCATTCAAATCATTAAGACAGCAACAGTCCACTTCAAGCTCTGCAAGAGGGACAACACCAAGCAGTTCAACAATGCCAAGATTAAGTTCCCTCTTGTGTCCCGCGTGATCAGACCACCAACCAGGAAACTGAAAACGACCTTCAAGGCTTCAAGGCCCAACTTGTTCATGTGATCCATCTCATCATGACTCCCTTCCTAATCTGTAATTGCAGACAGTTTGGAGGGTTGCTAGTTGAGGTTAATCATATCTACTGCAACTTAATGTTTCTATATTTTAGTTTTAGGTCCTTGTGGACTTAATTAGCTTGATGaatatcctcttttccttttcccctcTTATCATAGCTGCCTTCTGCTTTGGTGTTCATCATAAATTGTATTGTTTGCTTATGGTCTTGTGGCTGTAGTCTGCACAGTTGTCAAGTCAGTAGCAACATGATGTGGCTGAAGTAGTTTTTCCAATGTATCCAACATTGTTATTTGTTAATCTGATAGTTTTTGTTTTATTGAGTGTTTTGTATGCATGTTAGTGGTAGTATTTTGGTGTTTTAAGTAGTGATGCTTTGTTGTTCGTAAATATGCCTATTACTTTTGAGGGCAACTTTGCCGAGGTTACCAATAATAAATTtggtttcctttttttccctgTTGCCTAAATTACTGTTGCTGTTGGATGCTTGAACTATTCTATCCATTAACTGATCGGTTACATGGATGAGCATCCTTGCCAACATTGTCTAGTAAAACAACATTTTACTTCCAGTTATTGAAACTTGTGGCTGTAGTCAGCCCAGTTGTCAAGTCAGTAGCAACATGGTTGAAGTAGTTTTTCCAATGTATCTGTCATAGTTATTTGTTAATCTGATTGTTTCTTGTTTTATTGAGTGTATTTCCTATGCCTGTTATTAGTGTTAGTATTTCGGTGTTTTAAGTAGTGATGCTTTGGGGTTCAGTTGTTCACAAAATGCTGTTACTTGGGAGGGCAACTTTGCCGAGGTTTCCAACAATAAATTtggtttcctttttttccctgTTGCCAAAATTACTGTTGCTCCAGGATGTTTCAACTATTCTATCCATTAACTGAAATGTTACTTGGATGGGGCATCCTTGCTGACATTAGTAAAAGAGCATTTTACTTCCAGTTATTGAAACTTGTAGTGCTGCCTTTGTTTACATTTTGAATTCCCAAATGTTCTTTTGTACCCTGACATAATCTGTTCCTTTTTTCTTTGACTTGTTGCAATCAATGCGCTTTTCTGGTATGACTTAATGTAAGATCCtactttgcatttttttgaGCCAATTGTGTTGATGCTTAGATGTTTCATGCATTGAAACTGAATTAGTTTCTTAATAATGATGACATTTCTCATTAACATTGTTATAACTGGGGCAACTTTGCCGAGGTCACCAAGATTTAGTTTGGTTTCCTTTTTTTCCGTGTTGCCTATATCGTCCATTGCCTGATTGCTCACGCTCACTGACCTTGGTTCTGTGGTAGGCATCCTGGCAAACATCAATTTATCAATTCTATTTACTGTTTTTGTTTTTCGACTTGTACCATTGTTGAGATTGAGATCCTCCTTAGTGGTGTTTATTGGTGTGATATAGCTCCTTTTCTTGAAAATTCTGAATTGATGCAAGCTGTTTTTTTAACAGAGGACGTGTCTTTTAATCAACAATGCTGTTTTCCCTCTGCATCGATAGGTCCATTACATGCTGACTGGCATTGTAGTCTGGTACACGGGAAAATCTTGCAAGAATGTAATGTATTAAGTCTATCATATAATTATTGAATTTCATTCACTTTTGAGAAGCCAATTTCTGTATATTTGGTTTATGCTGGTGACTGAGTGCTGATTCTATTGTTTTTTGGGTTAACGCTATCTGTTTTTCTGTCATGATTGCTTGCAGTGGTGCTGTTCGTGGTCGATCACGGTTAGGGTGGTGAGTTTTGGTCGAGAATGGTTAGTGGAAGTTGAGCATCGGACGCAAGTTCGTGTATTAGCCTATGGGGCACGTCAGCACAATCAtgatccattattgaatgaataTAAGTGATATGGGATCATATAAGTTCATGTATTAAGCTTATTATGTGGCACGACAACGTTACCATGTTCCATACATTGGATGAATATAAATGTATACTACTAAGTAACCACATTAACACTCTTCACACCTCATGTTTGTCACAACAATTAAACAATGTGAGCCAAGTCATTGTTTCAATTTGTTTTTCTTCTCTTGTCCTTGGGTTACACAGGACCATTCATCAAATGCTCATGATTTCTCGCTGTCACCTGGTGACATAAGTTGCATTGACTAGCAAAAGAGTATTTACATTAAAATCATACAGCTCTAAAATTCCTTTTGTTAAAAAAACATACAACTCTAAGAATTTTGTTACTTAGAAGCTTTTGGATACAATATGATTACAAAACATAGATAATACATTCTCCTTTAGTGTCCTTTAGTTTTACATGATAATTCACTAAATACGGTGATGTTCACAAGGCTTCTTCTAATGACAATAAGTGAATATCCATGTGCTACTCTATATTTTAGGTGTAACTATGTCTAACTACTTACTACCGTTACAGGCACCTATTTTTTGAGTGATTTATTAATACCGCAATTTAGTTTAGTAATTTTTTATTAGTTTGTTTAGTAATTTTATTGTTGGGTGTAGAATAGCATTATCATGAATAGATTAAGCATAAGCTAGAGGATATATCTAGGAACCTAACATGGACACAAAATCACATGCTTTTCTATGGtgccccccccccttttttttttgataatacCATGGTGCCCTTTATAGCTTCAAATGACCATTACATACTCGTGATGTCCACAAGGTTCTCATTTGGTGAAAAGCTTGTTACCAACAATGATGGGATAAGCATGAGCTGGAGGATAAATCTAACAACCTTCATAGTTTTagggttttattattttgccTTACCAAAAGGGTTTGGTTTAGGATATGAAATTATCACCAGCATAGATAATAGCATATGGTTTCCTCTATTGTCCTTCAATTTCACATAAGCAGTCATTACATACTCATGTAATCTACAAGGGACTCAATCCAATTAAAGTTTGTTAGTGATAATGATCGGATAAGCATGATGTGAAGTTATATTTTAAAAGTTTTGGAACCTTTTAGgtttaattttcttttgtctAAATGAAAAGCTCGAGAATACGACATGGTCACCCAACGCCTAATGTAAAGCTTGAGGATACGACATGATCATAGAAAATGGACAACACTATATGCTTTGCTATGACGCCCTTATGTTTTAAATGACCATTCATTACACACTCGTGACGTCCATAAGTCTATCATCTCGTGAAAAGCTTGTAAGCAATAATGATCAGTTAATCATAAGTGGAGGCTATATCTAATCTAACAACCTATATAAGTTTTTGAGCTTCATGGGTTTCATTTATATGCCTTACTAAAAGCTCTAGGATATGAAATTGTAAAAATAACAAAGACAACAATACGTTTTCCTCAGTGTCTATTCAATTTCACTGTGGTTTAATATGTGCACAAGGTTCTCAATGCAATTTAAAGCTTGTTTGTGATAATGAAAAGCTTGACAATACGACATAATCACTAGATGCCTAATGGAAAAGCTTGAGGATACGACATTATCACCGAACACAAATAATTGTACATGCTTTCCTCTGGCGCCGTTCAGTTTCACTGGGCTAGGTACCCATGAGCTGGAGGATATATCTAAAAACCTAGAGCGTTTTAAAGCTTATGGATTTTGTTGCTTTAATTGAAAGCTTGAGGATACGATATGACCACCGAATGTGGACAATACAACAGGATCACCAGATGCCTAATGGAAAGCTTGAGGATATGACATTATCACCGAGCACAAGCAATAGTACATGCTTTTCTCTTGCGCCGTTCAATTTCACTAGGCCAGGTACGCATGAGCTGGAGAATATATCTAAAAAGCTAGAGCGTTTTAAAGCTCAAGGGCTTCGTTGCTTTAATGAAAAGCTCAAGAATACGACATGACCACCGAATGCGGACAATAGTCCATGCTTTCCTCTGGTGAGACGCGATGTACAGTTAGTCGTTTTCTAAAAAGGTACCTTGCAATCCTATATAAGCCACCCAGGCCATTGTGGTTCTCCTATTATTTACTTCTATTTGATCAACAATTCCAAACGGAAGTTGGTTGAAGCTTTAGTAAGGTAATAGATTTACCTTGCTGATTTTGTAAGTGAATTCACTTTTGTATGGGTGAGGTTATAGTTAGTCTGAGTGTTATCGTTCTATATTTAGAAAGTAATTCCTCGATTGTGGCAACTTTATGTATTTTTTGGTGATACCAC
The genomic region above belongs to Panicum virgatum strain AP13 chromosome 8N, P.virgatum_v5, whole genome shotgun sequence and contains:
- the LOC120686133 gene encoding 60S ribosomal protein L18a-like, which produces MVAHRFHQYQVVGRALPTPGDEHPKIYRMKLWTTNEVRAKSKFWYFLRKLKKVKKSNGQVLAINEIFERNPTTIKNYSIWLRYQSRTGYHNMYKEYRDTTLNGAVEQMYNEMASRHRVRSPCIQIIKTATVHFKLCKRDNTKQFNNAKIKFPLVSRVIRPPTRKLKTTFKASRPNLFM